One part of the Rutidosis leptorrhynchoides isolate AG116_Rl617_1_P2 chromosome 1, CSIRO_AGI_Rlap_v1, whole genome shotgun sequence genome encodes these proteins:
- the LOC139871127 gene encoding senescence-specific cysteine protease SAG39-like, whose amino-acid sequence MTYFCQKGLTLTLIMAFVLVAMVFQATSRTLDDPIMLAKHEQWMTHHGRVYKDDKEKQARFQIFKNNVALVDAHNRRLDKGYKLEVNKFADLTNDEFCASHNGYRKRLLTNEVLGSFRYANVSAVPDEVDWRKEGAVTAVKDQGDCGCCWAFSAVAAVEGLTKIKTGKLISLSEQELVDCDINGIDQGCEGGLMENAFEFIEKQNGLSAESVYPYSAEDGVCNTKKSAVPAATISGYEKIPANNEKALLQAVTKQPVSVAIDASGYDFQLYSGGVFSGTCGTQLDHAITAVGYGTTTDGTKFWLMKNSWGPSWGENGYIRIKRDVEAKEGLCGIAKDASYPI is encoded by the exons ATGACTTACTTTTGCCAAAAAGGTTTGACTTTGACCTTGATCATGGCCTTTGTACTAGTGGCCATGGTCTTCCAAGCCACCTCACGCACCCTCGATGACCCAATCATGCTCGCTAAACATGAACAGTGGATGACTCATCATGGGCGTGTTTATAAAGATGATAAAGAAAAACAAGCCCGATTCCAAATATTTAAAAACAACGTTGCGCTTGTAGATGCACACAATAGACGCCTTGACAAGGGTTATAAACTTGAAGTTAATAAGTTCGCTGACTTAACGAACGATGAATTTTGTGCTTCCCATAATGGTTACAGGAAACGACTACTTACAAATGAAGTGTTGGGTTCTTTTCGGTATGCTAATGTTAGTGCGGTTCCTGATGAAGTAGACTGGCGAAAGGAAGGGGCTGTAACAGCCGTTAAAGACCAAGGCGATTGCG gatgttgttgggcTTTTTCGGCTGTAGCAGCTGTGGAAGGGCTCACCAAGATCAAAACTGGAAAACTAATTTCGTTGTCCGAGCAAGAACTTGTTGATTGTGATATTAATGGTATTGATCAAGGTTGTGAAGGAGGTCTTATGGAAAATGCCTTTGAGTTCATTGAAAAACAAAACGGCCTAAGTGCGGAATCCGTCTATCCATACTCAGCAGAAGATGGTGTGTGTAACACCAAGAAATCTGCCGTCCCAGCAGCCACTATTTCCGGCTATGAGAAAATTCCGGCCAACAATGAAAAGGCCCTGCTTCAA GCTGTTACAAAGCAACCTGTTTCTGTTGCAATTGATGCAAGTGGATATGATTTTCAATTATATTCGGGTGGGGTTTTTAGCGGTACGTGTGGAACTCAACTGGATCATGCTATAACTGCGGTTGGATACGGGACCACAACTGATGGGACCAAGTTTTGGCTCATGAAGAACTCATGGGGTCCATCATGGGGGGAGAATGGGTATATACGAATCAAAAGAGATGTTGAGGCTAAAGAAGGATTATGTGGTATCGCTAAGGATGCATCTTATCCCATTTGA